A window of the Nitrosococcus wardiae genome harbors these coding sequences:
- a CDS encoding glutaminyl-peptide cyclotransferase, whose amino-acid sequence MNSVLRWPTFLILWLAVIGLFERTQAEVSVTRSAHSLDWIRTKVPLNSASPVYSYQIINSYPHDPHAFTQGLIFNRGVLYESTGKRGKSTLRKVELETGKILQEYLLPSRFFGEGLTLWQDKLIQLTWQGRVGFVYDKKTFNPLYGFLYAMEGWGITHDNRHLIMSDGTSTLYFLNPENFQLIKSVKVYDNDIPIANLNELEYVKGEIYANIWLTDYIARISPKTGQVLGWINLKALLSKEAQTSSAGVLNGIAYDNKQDRLFVTGKYWPQLFEIKLIKR is encoded by the coding sequence ATGAATTCTGTTCTTAGATGGCCTACCTTTTTGATTTTGTGGCTGGCAGTGATAGGTCTCTTTGAACGCACTCAGGCTGAAGTATCTGTGACTCGGAGTGCTCATTCTTTAGATTGGATTAGAACCAAAGTTCCCCTAAACTCCGCTTCTCCTGTCTATAGCTACCAAATCATTAATAGCTATCCCCATGATCCCCATGCTTTCACGCAAGGATTAATCTTTAATAGGGGGGTTCTATATGAAAGTACGGGGAAACGGGGTAAATCCACCTTAAGAAAAGTAGAGTTAGAGACGGGAAAGATATTGCAAGAATATCTTTTGCCAAGTCGTTTTTTTGGGGAAGGGTTGACCCTTTGGCAAGACAAGTTAATCCAATTAACTTGGCAAGGGAGAGTTGGATTTGTCTATGATAAGAAGACTTTTAATCCCCTTTATGGATTTCTTTATGCTATGGAAGGTTGGGGTATCACCCATGATAATCGACATCTTATTATGAGTGATGGAACTTCGACTCTTTATTTCTTGAATCCAGAAAATTTCCAACTGATAAAGAGCGTTAAGGTTTATGACAACGATATCCCCATTGCCAACCTTAATGAGCTCGAGTATGTGAAAGGGGAAATTTATGCCAATATTTGGTTGACCGATTATATTGCAAGGATTTCACCTAAAACAGGTCAGGTGTTGGGGTGGATAAACCTCAAAGCATTGCTGAGCAAAGAGGCGCAGACCTCGTCTGCTGGTGTACTCAATGGGATTGCCTACGATAATAAGCAGGATCGTCTTTTCGTGACAGGAAAATACTGGCCCCAGTTATTTGAGATTAAATTGATCAAGAGATGA